TACTGGGTGGGCCGAAAGGTCGGCCGCGACAGGATGCACCGACTGGCCTGCCGCCACGGACGCTGGCTTGCAGTCTATCCCGAAGACATCGACAAGGCCCGGGACTGGTTCGAGCGCCACGGCCCGGCGGCCGTGCTGTTCGGGCGGATGGTGCCGACGGTGCGGACCTTCATCTCGGTCCCGGCAGGTGTGGCGCGGATGCCGCTGGGCCGGTTCCTCGCCTACACGACGGCCGGCAGCGTCGTCTGGGTCTCGCTGCTCGCAAGCGCCGGCTACCTGCTGCAGCGCCGCTACGAGATGGTCTCGGCCTGGGTCGATCCGGTCGCCACGGCGATCGTCGTGGGTCTGCTGGGTTGGTATGTCTGGCGCGTGGCGACCTATCGCCGGCGGGTGCCGCTGCCGCAGGAGTGAGGCAGGCCGTGCCGGCTACGCGACCATGGCGGCCGGTTGCCGCCGGCGCACGGTCCGTTCAGGGCTGCCTGGCGGGCAACTCGCCGCCTTCAATGGCTGCTGATCGCGGCAACCGTCCCCTCCGTGGCCGGCACGGGCATCGCGGGCTGCCTGCGCGGCAATCGTCCCGGGGATGCAGAAGGGCCGCCCATGGGCGGCCCTCACGTCAGTCGGATGCCGGCCGCCTCACATGCGCGAGGCGACGTTCTCCCAGTTCACCAGCTTGTCGAGGAAGTTCGTGAGATATGCCGGGCGCTTGTTGCGGAAGTCGATGTAGTAGCTGTGCTCCCACACGTCGCAGCCCAGCAGCGCCGTCTGGCCGAAGCACAGCGGGTTCACGCCGTTCTCGGTCTTGGTGACCTTCAGGCTGCCGTCGGCGTCCTTCACCAGCCAGCACCAGCCCGAGCCGAACTGGCCCGCACCGGCGGCCGAGAAGTCTTCCTTGAACTTGTCCACGGACCCGAAGCTTTCGACCAGCGCCCGCTCAAGCTCGCCCGGCATCTTCTTGTCGCCGGAGCCCATCATCTCCCAGAACTGGCAGTGGTTCCAGTGCTGGCTGGCGTTGTTGAAGATGCCGTTCTGCGCCACGGCGCCGGGCTGGTAGGTGCCCCGGACGATCTCCTCCAGCGACTTGCCTTCCCACTCGGTCCCGGCAACCAGCTTGTTGCCATTGTCCACATAGGCCTTGTGGTGAATGTCGTGGTGATACTCCATCGTCTCCTTCGACATGCCGAGCGCCGCCAGCGCGTCATGGGCATAGGGAAGGTCGGGAAGGGTGAAGGCCATCTGTCTCTCCTGTGCTTTCGCAACCTCGTGAGGTTGGGCTCAATAAGAGCGCGGCGGTGGGTGAGGTCAAGAGGCCGCGGCGACCCGATGTCGCATCCGTCGCCGCGGACGCACACCGCGCCATCCGCAGCGCCACGGCAGGCGCATCCACGGCGCCGGAGCGGGATCGCCCTCGAACCGGCCCGTGGGGACTGTCGGCCGCCCTAGCGGAACCGCGCCGGCAGGGCACCGCGACCGGACGC
This portion of the Rhodobacter sp. CZR27 genome encodes:
- a CDS encoding DedA family protein; this translates as MFDWITSLIRAVGAAGVAFLMLLENVFPPIPSELVMPLAGFIAARGEASLVLMILAGTAGSVAGAWFWYWVGRKVGRDRMHRLACRHGRWLAVYPEDIDKARDWFERHGPAAVLFGRMVPTVRTFISVPAGVARMPLGRFLAYTTAGSVVWVSLLASAGYLLQRRYEMVSAWVDPVATAIVVGLLGWYVWRVATYRRRVPLPQE
- a CDS encoding superoxide dismutase encodes the protein MAFTLPDLPYAHDALAALGMSKETMEYHHDIHHKAYVDNGNKLVAGTEWEGKSLEEIVRGTYQPGAVAQNGIFNNASQHWNHCQFWEMMGSGDKKMPGELERALVESFGSVDKFKEDFSAAGAGQFGSGWCWLVKDADGSLKVTKTENGVNPLCFGQTALLGCDVWEHSYYIDFRNKRPAYLTNFLDKLVNWENVASRM